One Sodalinema gerasimenkoae IPPAS B-353 DNA segment encodes these proteins:
- the frr gene encoding ribosome recycling factor has translation MLPEIEERMQSAVDATLRAFNSIRTGRANAAILDRVLVDYYNSPTPLKSLAGISTPDSTTILIQPFDPSSLATIEKAISMSDLGMMPNNDGKVIRLNVPPLTSERRQEFVKLAAKCAEEGKVSVRNARRDAIDEVRKQEKNSDISEDESRDLQDQIQALTDKYTDKIDKLLAEKEKDISTV, from the coding sequence ATGTTACCTGAAATTGAAGAACGAATGCAGAGTGCCGTGGATGCGACGCTGAGAGCGTTTAATTCCATTCGCACTGGACGCGCCAACGCGGCGATTCTCGATCGCGTGCTGGTGGACTATTACAATAGCCCCACCCCCCTCAAGAGTCTGGCAGGGATTAGCACCCCAGATTCAACGACGATTCTGATTCAACCCTTTGACCCGAGTAGTTTAGCCACCATCGAGAAGGCCATCAGTATGTCGGATCTCGGCATGATGCCCAACAATGACGGTAAGGTGATTCGCCTTAATGTTCCCCCGTTGACGAGTGAACGCCGTCAGGAGTTTGTTAAATTGGCGGCTAAATGCGCTGAAGAGGGCAAAGTCTCGGTCCGCAATGCTCGCCGGGATGCCATTGATGAAGTGCGCAAACAAGAGAAAAACAGCGATATCTCCGAGGATGAGTCTCGGGACTTGCAAGATCAGATTCAAGCCTTGACGGACAAGTACACCGACAAGATTGATAAACTTCTGGCTGAGAAAGAGAAGGATATCAGCACCGTGTAG
- a CDS encoding PP2C family protein-serine/threonine phosphatase yields MPEPTPVFALKALVARLHREQNKTQDLLSSLGFALRSFNNLNQFLELIPLVASRVTDAEGGSLVLFKPDGQVRLQRLHCQEGQSCVNLRKAIDAVIRDEPHPLPISGDLDRRLADYLGQGIQLYGTPISIRNEERGRLYVFSYDPQYTWNEARQKLVQLVADQTAVAIVNDELAAELRQKQRLDRELEIGAEIQLRLLPSQCPSIDGIQLAARCQTANRVGGDYYDFIPTTHDLVRSRSFEASSPSEMPSQSEEGRWGIAIGDVMGKGVPAGLIMTLTRGMLRSEALNQHSPARILKHLNRAMYADLENSHRFVTLFYSEYNPETHQLAYSNAAHTPPLLWKAQRREILRLDTWGMLVGLDAETEYEEDSVILEAGDTILYYTDGFTEASNPKGDRFDEENLVEAFKTACSRQADPNDILNAMFNAVWDFIGPHKSNDDDMTLVVLQKR; encoded by the coding sequence ATGCCGGAACCGACTCCTGTATTTGCCCTCAAAGCCCTGGTAGCTCGGTTACACCGTGAACAAAACAAAACACAAGATTTATTAAGTTCCCTAGGCTTTGCCCTGCGTAGCTTCAATAACCTCAATCAATTTTTGGAACTGATTCCCCTCGTCGCCAGCCGGGTTACCGATGCCGAAGGCGGCTCGTTGGTGTTGTTTAAGCCTGATGGACAAGTGCGGTTGCAACGACTCCACTGTCAAGAAGGGCAATCCTGCGTCAATCTTCGTAAGGCGATCGATGCGGTAATTCGCGATGAGCCTCATCCCCTGCCGATTTCGGGAGATCTCGATCGCCGCTTGGCTGACTATCTCGGCCAAGGGATTCAACTGTATGGAACCCCCATCTCCATTCGCAACGAGGAGCGGGGACGGCTGTACGTGTTTAGCTACGACCCCCAATATACCTGGAACGAAGCCCGACAGAAGCTCGTGCAACTCGTGGCCGATCAAACCGCCGTCGCCATTGTTAACGACGAACTCGCGGCGGAACTACGACAAAAACAACGCCTCGATCGCGAGTTAGAAATTGGGGCCGAGATTCAGTTACGCCTGCTACCGAGTCAATGTCCGAGCATTGACGGCATTCAACTGGCGGCTCGTTGTCAAACTGCTAACCGAGTTGGGGGAGATTACTATGACTTTATCCCCACCACCCATGATTTAGTGCGATCGCGCAGTTTCGAGGCCTCATCCCCCTCAGAGATGCCGAGTCAGAGCGAAGAAGGGCGTTGGGGGATTGCCATTGGTGATGTCATGGGGAAAGGGGTTCCAGCGGGGTTAATTATGACCCTCACTCGGGGGATGTTACGCTCAGAAGCCCTCAACCAACATTCCCCAGCCCGGATTCTCAAACATCTCAACCGGGCCATGTATGCTGACCTGGAAAATTCTCATCGTTTCGTAACATTATTTTACTCAGAATATAATCCCGAAACCCATCAACTGGCCTATAGCAACGCCGCTCATACCCCACCCCTGCTCTGGAAAGCCCAACGCCGGGAAATTTTGCGCCTAGACACTTGGGGAATGCTCGTCGGACTCGATGCCGAAACCGAATACGAAGAAGATAGTGTCATCCTAGAAGCGGGCGATACAATCCTGTACTATACAGACGGTTTCACCGAAGCCTCCAACCCCAAGGGCGATCGCTTCGATGAAGAAAACCTTGTCGAGGCCTTTAAAACGGCCTGTAGTCGCCAAGCCGATCCCAACGATATCCTAAACGCCATGTTTAATGCTGTTTGGGACTTCATCGGTCCCCACAAGTCTAATGATGATGACATGACCCTCGTGGTTCTACAGAAACGTTAA
- a CDS encoding thioredoxin family protein, with protein MNGTEIGAYAPDFELPGTNGTVHHLARYLDDCRAVVVVFFSNACPHCQAYLDRLKELQRDVRDRQVKLVAINPNNSETFESMKALAREAELNFPYLRDVTQDVAQCFGVTVTPEAFLIDNSGILCYRGRIDDCAESEAGVKQPYLQEAIEALLGDRPITPSQTEAEGCPIIGHSSTT; from the coding sequence ATGAATGGTACAGAAATAGGCGCTTACGCCCCCGATTTTGAGTTACCCGGTACGAACGGAACGGTGCATCATCTGGCACGGTATTTAGATGATTGTCGTGCGGTGGTGGTGGTGTTTTTTTCCAATGCCTGTCCCCATTGTCAAGCCTATCTCGATCGCCTCAAGGAGCTACAACGAGACGTTCGCGATCGCCAGGTGAAGTTGGTAGCTATCAACCCGAACAACTCGGAGACGTTTGAGTCGATGAAAGCCTTAGCCCGAGAGGCGGAGTTGAATTTTCCCTATTTGCGGGATGTAACTCAGGATGTGGCTCAGTGTTTTGGAGTCACTGTCACTCCAGAAGCCTTTTTGATTGACAACAGTGGGATTTTGTGCTATAGAGGGCGAATTGATGATTGTGCAGAATCGGAGGCTGGGGTAAAACAGCCCTATTTACAGGAAGCGATCGAGGCCCTACTCGGCGATCGCCCCATCACTCCCAGCCAAACCGAAGCCGAAGGCTGTCCCATCATCGGCCACAGCAGCACCACATGA
- the pyrH gene encoding UMP kinase, whose protein sequence is MAKAYQRILLKLSGEALMGNLGYGIDPAVVQEIAQEVADVVASGTQVAIVVGGGNIFRGVKASSAGMDRATADYIGMIATVMNAMTLQDALEQMGVPTRVQTAIAMQEVAEPYIRRRAMRHLEKGRVVVFGAGSGNPFFTTDTTAALRAAEIDAEVIFKATKVDGVYDRDPTGDADAHLYKSLTYSHVLTHDLRVMDSTAIALCKENNIPIIVFNLSERGNISRAVAGKPVGTIVGGSCDVT, encoded by the coding sequence ATGGCAAAAGCATACCAACGGATCTTACTTAAACTCAGTGGCGAAGCCTTGATGGGAAACCTCGGCTATGGAATTGACCCCGCTGTGGTTCAAGAGATTGCCCAAGAGGTGGCGGATGTCGTGGCCTCAGGAACACAGGTGGCGATCGTGGTTGGGGGAGGGAACATCTTTCGCGGTGTGAAAGCTTCCTCTGCGGGCATGGATCGGGCAACAGCAGATTATATCGGCATGATTGCCACGGTGATGAATGCCATGACTCTACAGGATGCCTTGGAGCAAATGGGCGTCCCCACACGAGTTCAGACGGCGATCGCCATGCAGGAGGTGGCAGAACCCTATATTCGTCGCCGAGCGATGCGACATTTGGAGAAAGGACGAGTAGTGGTGTTTGGTGCGGGTTCCGGGAACCCGTTTTTTACGACGGATACGACCGCCGCCCTGCGGGCCGCTGAGATTGATGCGGAAGTGATCTTCAAGGCCACGAAAGTTGATGGGGTCTATGATCGCGATCCCACCGGGGATGCGGATGCCCATCTCTACAAGAGTTTGACCTATAGCCATGTCCTCACTCACGACTTGCGAGTGATGGATAGTACGGCGATCGCCTTATGTAAGGAGAACAATATCCCTATCATAGTGTTTAACCTGTCTGAGCGTGGCAACATCAGCCGCGCCGTGGCAGGCAAACCCGTCGGAACAATAGTAGGAGGTTCCTGTGATGTTACCTGA
- a CDS encoding geranylgeranyl reductase family protein has translation MSELFDCVIIGAGPAGGAAAYHLAKRGRSVLVLDKHPQPGQAACAGGVSPAIAPWFEFDFSPVISRKVKTVRYTWKYEEPVLVELETAEPMWMVRRDTFDALLLEHAAGQGATVEMGVEVTGIAWNGDRWHIQTNGEPRFARYLIGADGANGPVAPWLKLKTPKTRLAATLEVPSTEAESAPIDFAFGQVKNGFIWQFPKADGFSISTSTFLGGDNKKLPNLLQEYADTVGLPKGDRQVREGSLALWDGDRPLHSQNALLIGEAAGFVDPLTAEGIRPCLYSGMTAAEAIDQALSGDINALEGYSQTVQENWGADMAWAARLAAALYRFPGIAYKVAIKQPIATQIMLKILCGELRYSNVANRALRRLSGGMMGG, from the coding sequence ATGAGTGAACTGTTCGACTGTGTGATTATTGGTGCAGGTCCAGCGGGAGGCGCCGCCGCCTATCATTTGGCGAAGCGGGGGCGATCGGTCCTGGTTTTGGATAAACACCCCCAACCTGGCCAAGCCGCTTGTGCAGGGGGGGTTTCCCCGGCGATCGCCCCCTGGTTTGAGTTTGATTTTTCGCCGGTGATTTCTCGCAAGGTGAAGACGGTTCGCTATACCTGGAAGTATGAGGAACCGGTACTGGTGGAACTGGAGACGGCGGAACCGATGTGGATGGTGCGTCGGGATACGTTTGATGCCCTGTTGTTGGAGCACGCGGCCGGCCAGGGGGCAACGGTAGAGATGGGGGTGGAAGTGACGGGGATTGCCTGGAACGGCGATCGCTGGCACATCCAAACCAACGGCGAACCCCGGTTTGCGCGCTATCTGATTGGGGCCGATGGGGCCAATGGTCCGGTAGCCCCCTGGTTGAAGTTAAAAACCCCGAAAACTCGTTTAGCGGCCACCTTAGAGGTTCCCAGTACCGAGGCGGAGTCGGCCCCGATTGATTTTGCCTTTGGCCAGGTGAAGAATGGCTTTATCTGGCAGTTTCCCAAGGCTGATGGCTTTTCGATTAGTACGAGTACCTTTTTGGGGGGGGATAATAAGAAACTGCCGAACCTCTTGCAGGAGTATGCGGATACGGTGGGATTACCGAAGGGCGATCGGCAGGTGCGGGAGGGAAGTCTTGCCCTTTGGGATGGCGATCGGCCTCTGCATAGTCAGAATGCGTTGTTGATTGGTGAAGCGGCGGGATTTGTTGATCCCCTTACGGCAGAGGGGATTCGTCCCTGTCTCTATAGTGGCATGACGGCGGCGGAGGCCATTGATCAGGCCCTCTCTGGGGATATCAACGCCCTGGAGGGCTATAGTCAAACGGTTCAGGAGAACTGGGGCGCGGATATGGCCTGGGCGGCTCGTTTGGCGGCGGCGTTATACCGTTTCCCTGGGATTGCCTATAAGGTGGCGATTAAGCAACCCATCGCCACCCAGATTATGTTGAAAATCCTCTGTGGGGAGTTGCGCTATTCTAATGTCGCGAATCGCGCCCTGCGTCGTCTGAGTGGGGGGATGATGGGGGGTTAG
- a CDS encoding diguanylate cyclase, protein MTSSPNSSSLTGEILVVDDTPANLTLLRQMLSARGYNVQVCRTGEVAIKSATLMQPDLVLLDIRMPDLDGYDVCRWLKTHPETAEIPVIFISVLETTEEKVAAFQVGGADYVTKPFQAEEVIARVEHQLLVRRQKAQLELEIRERELTEASLTKSRSLLASVLNSTLDSVSALQALRNQDGTIVDFEWLLANAVAATAAETTPEAITGQRLLKLMPEYAAVGLFDDLVRVVETGKILNRELCYESDTLCGWFQAIAIKLDDGVTLTFRDVTARKQMELALKASNVELQQQANLDGLTQVANRRRFDEYLQETWTYCLKHQRPLSLILGDVDRFKMFNDTYGHQTGDVCLQKVAQTLRSLVQYPDDLVARYGGEEFAIILPQTEAAGAIRVARRLQDAIRQIILYPEGDSEPTSVTISLGVSSVTPLSSLAPAALIEAADRALYRAKSEGRDRACWQLVRSLT, encoded by the coding sequence ATGACGTCCTCTCCTAATTCATCATCCCTAACCGGAGAAATTCTGGTTGTGGATGATACTCCTGCCAATCTGACACTGCTGCGACAAATGCTCTCAGCACGGGGATACAACGTGCAGGTTTGTCGAACGGGAGAAGTCGCGATTAAATCCGCCACGCTGATGCAGCCGGACTTAGTTCTGCTGGATATCCGAATGCCCGATTTAGATGGGTATGATGTGTGTCGGTGGCTGAAAACCCATCCTGAAACCGCTGAGATTCCTGTGATTTTTATCAGCGTCCTAGAAACCACAGAAGAAAAAGTCGCAGCCTTTCAGGTGGGTGGGGCCGATTATGTTACTAAACCTTTTCAAGCCGAAGAAGTCATTGCGCGGGTTGAACATCAACTGTTAGTGCGGCGTCAAAAAGCCCAATTAGAACTCGAAATCCGAGAACGAGAACTCACAGAAGCCAGTTTAACGAAATCGCGATCGCTCCTGGCCTCAGTCCTCAACAGTACCTTAGACAGCGTATCCGCCCTACAAGCCCTCCGCAATCAAGACGGTACGATCGTTGATTTTGAATGGTTGTTAGCCAACGCCGTCGCCGCCACCGCTGCCGAGACAACCCCCGAAGCCATCACCGGTCAGCGATTACTCAAATTGATGCCCGAATATGCCGCTGTGGGGCTATTTGACGATCTCGTGCGGGTGGTGGAGACGGGAAAAATCCTCAACCGGGAACTCTGCTATGAATCCGATACCCTCTGCGGTTGGTTTCAGGCGATCGCCATCAAACTCGATGACGGGGTTACCCTAACATTTCGAGATGTCACCGCCCGTAAGCAGATGGAATTAGCCCTAAAAGCCTCCAACGTGGAACTGCAACAACAGGCGAATCTCGACGGACTCACCCAAGTTGCCAACCGTCGCCGCTTTGACGAGTATCTCCAAGAAACCTGGACCTATTGCCTCAAACACCAGCGGCCCCTCTCCCTCATTCTCGGAGATGTCGATCGCTTCAAGATGTTTAACGACACCTACGGCCATCAAACCGGCGATGTTTGTCTGCAAAAAGTGGCCCAAACCCTACGAAGTTTAGTGCAATATCCCGATGATTTAGTAGCCCGTTATGGGGGCGAAGAATTTGCCATCATCCTACCCCAAACCGAGGCCGCCGGAGCGATTCGGGTCGCCCGTCGTCTGCAAGATGCCATCCGACAAATCATCCTCTATCCCGAAGGAGACAGTGAACCCACCTCCGTCACCATCAGTTTAGGCGTCTCCAGTGTCACCCCCCTCTCCAGCCTCGCCCCCGCCGCCCTCATCGAAGCGGCCGATCGCGCCCTCTACCGGGCCAAATCCGAAGGTCGCGATCGCGCCTGCTGGCAACTCGTCCGTTCCCTCACCTAA
- the argH gene encoding argininosuccinate lyase: MNQPKTWSQRFESALDPIVAEFNASIGFDIELIEYDLTGSVAHAKMLAKVGIISSEDAESLVSGLEQIREEYRQGKFNPGVDAEDVHFAVERRLTELVGDAGKKLHTARSRNDQVGTDTRLYLRDKIQDIRQNVRQFQRVLLTLAQNNVETPIPGYTHLQRAQPLSLAHHLLAYFEMFQRDWERLGEVYERVNISPLGSGALAGTTFPIDRHYTAELLGFKQPYRNSLDGVSDRDFAIEFVNAASLIMVHLSRLSEEVILWASQEFNFIQLKDNCSTGSSIMPQKKNPDIPELVRGKTGRVFGHLQGLLVLMKALPLAYNKDLQEDKEALFDTVKTVQGCLQSMTVLFERGLEFRKERLETAVAEDFSNATDVADYLAAKGVPFREAYNLVGKVVRTSLAAGKLLKDLTLEEWQQLHPQFEADIYEAIAPKQVISARNSFGGTGFEQVRQALTSAETLLKD, from the coding sequence ATGAACCAGCCTAAAACTTGGAGTCAACGGTTTGAATCTGCGCTCGACCCAATTGTGGCCGAGTTTAATGCCAGTATTGGCTTCGATATTGAACTGATTGAATATGATTTAACCGGGTCTGTTGCCCATGCCAAGATGTTGGCAAAAGTGGGCATTATTTCCTCCGAAGATGCCGAGAGCTTGGTGTCGGGATTAGAGCAGATTCGCGAAGAATACCGTCAGGGTAAATTCAACCCTGGAGTGGATGCGGAGGATGTTCACTTCGCCGTGGAACGGAGGCTTACGGAGTTAGTCGGGGATGCTGGCAAAAAACTGCATACCGCGCGATCGCGAAATGACCAAGTGGGGACGGATACCCGCCTTTATCTTCGGGATAAAATCCAAGACATTCGCCAGAATGTTCGGCAATTCCAACGGGTATTACTCACCCTAGCTCAAAACAATGTCGAGACGCCAATTCCCGGTTACACCCACCTACAACGGGCCCAACCCTTAAGCCTGGCCCATCACCTTCTGGCTTATTTTGAGATGTTTCAACGGGACTGGGAACGATTGGGAGAAGTCTATGAACGGGTGAATATATCCCCCTTAGGCAGTGGGGCCTTAGCGGGGACAACCTTTCCCATTGACCGCCATTATACCGCTGAGTTACTAGGATTTAAGCAGCCCTATCGCAACAGTTTAGATGGGGTGAGTGATCGCGACTTTGCTATTGAATTTGTCAACGCGGCCAGCTTGATTATGGTGCATTTGAGTCGCCTCTCGGAAGAGGTGATTCTTTGGGCATCTCAGGAGTTTAACTTTATCCAACTCAAGGATAACTGCTCAACTGGGTCTAGTATTATGCCCCAGAAAAAGAACCCCGATATTCCTGAATTAGTGCGGGGCAAAACCGGGCGCGTGTTTGGGCATCTTCAGGGACTTCTGGTGTTGATGAAAGCCTTACCCCTTGCCTACAATAAAGACTTACAGGAAGATAAAGAAGCCCTGTTTGACACCGTGAAAACCGTCCAGGGCTGCTTACAGTCCATGACCGTGTTATTTGAGCGGGGCTTAGAATTTCGCAAAGAACGGCTTGAAACCGCCGTTGCCGAGGATTTTTCCAACGCTACCGATGTCGCCGATTACCTTGCTGCCAAAGGCGTTCCCTTCCGAGAAGCCTATAATTTAGTGGGTAAGGTGGTGCGAACCTCCCTCGCCGCCGGAAAACTGCTCAAGGATTTAACTTTAGAGGAATGGCAACAACTCCATCCCCAGTTTGAAGCCGATATCTACGAGGCGATCGCCCCTAAACAGGTGATTTCTGCCCGCAATAGTTTTGGTGGAACCGGCTTTGAGCAAGTTCGTCAAGCCCTAACAAGCGCCGAAACTCTCCTTAAAGATTAA
- a CDS encoding RNA-guided endonuclease InsQ/TnpB family protein — MTYEYKLQPTAEQMTVIEHTLDVCRSVWNFALRQRKDWCSSRRSPVNACSLRSEYIISANEPFPSYHKQAKQLTDAKSQYPHLKTVHSQVLQQVLRTLDRAWDDMKARGFGFPRFKNKYRMRSFVFPQLGKEPVKDDAIKFPKFGWIKWRQSRPIPEGFEVKQARIVRKASGYFVMLSLQLNVAIPQPMPQGHPRGLDLGFDKFVATSDGEEIKRPRFLKTKQRQLKLLQRRLKNKQNGSNNRHKLNQKIARLHQRISDHRKDWHFKLAHHLCEGAGMIFVEDINFVSWQRGMLSRHSADAGFGQFVHRLEWVCWKTDTYFAKVNKDGTSQTCPNCGAHTGKKTLEIRVHHCDECGYQTTRDVAASQEIRNRGLTAVGQTVVENVCGLDATGSISHDALVGTERSRNPDSRGLGIPHFKDIKRSEMA, encoded by the coding sequence ATGACCTACGAATACAAGTTACAACCCACAGCCGAACAGATGACTGTGATCGAGCACACGCTAGATGTCTGTCGTTCGGTTTGGAACTTTGCGCTTCGTCAGCGTAAAGATTGGTGTAGCTCTCGTCGGTCACCGGTCAACGCCTGTTCGCTAAGATCTGAGTACATCATTTCAGCCAATGAGCCTTTTCCGAGCTACCATAAACAAGCCAAACAACTCACAGACGCTAAGTCCCAATATCCTCACTTAAAAACCGTTCATTCTCAGGTTTTGCAGCAAGTCCTAAGAACGTTGGATCGAGCTTGGGATGACATGAAAGCTAGAGGATTTGGGTTTCCGCGCTTTAAAAACAAGTATCGGATGCGTTCATTTGTCTTTCCTCAGCTCGGGAAAGAGCCAGTTAAAGATGATGCGATTAAGTTCCCTAAGTTCGGGTGGATTAAATGGCGACAGTCAAGACCCATTCCTGAGGGATTTGAGGTCAAGCAAGCACGAATCGTTAGAAAAGCATCGGGTTACTTTGTGATGCTGTCACTACAGCTCAATGTCGCTATTCCTCAACCCATGCCTCAGGGTCATCCACGAGGATTAGATCTAGGATTCGATAAGTTCGTCGCGACCAGTGATGGTGAAGAGATTAAGCGACCTCGGTTCTTAAAAACTAAGCAGCGTCAGCTTAAATTGCTACAACGCCGGTTAAAGAACAAACAAAACGGGTCAAATAATAGACACAAATTAAACCAAAAAATAGCTCGGCTACATCAACGGATATCTGACCATCGTAAAGATTGGCATTTTAAATTAGCTCACCATCTTTGTGAGGGTGCTGGCATGATTTTTGTCGAAGATATCAACTTTGTCAGTTGGCAAAGAGGAATGCTATCAAGACACAGTGCTGATGCGGGGTTTGGTCAGTTTGTCCATCGATTGGAGTGGGTCTGTTGGAAAACGGATACCTACTTCGCCAAGGTCAATAAGGATGGCACAAGCCAGACCTGTCCTAACTGTGGGGCACATACCGGCAAGAAAACGTTGGAGATTCGCGTTCACCACTGTGATGAGTGTGGATATCAAACTACAAGAGATGTAGCAGCGAGTCAAGAAATCAGAAATCGTGGTCTAACAGCCGTCGGGCAGACGGTGGTGGAAAATGTCTGTGGACTGGATGCAACGGGGAGTATCAGTCATGATGCTCTAGTTGGCACGGAACGAAGCAGAAATCCTGATTCGCGAGGATTGGGAATCCCCCACTTCAAAGACATCAAGCGTAGCGAGATGGCTTAA
- the speB gene encoding agmatinase has product MVPFIGEEVDVGYDAARVVILPVPYEATTTYRQGCQHGPAALLDASDQLEYYDVELQREVCFEVGIHTHSPVADTREAPVRAQQMLQDIQTTVAEMVAAGKFVLGLGGEHSITAGIVAGYRQVYGDEPFTVVQIDAHGDLRDVYEGSKHNHACVMHRILEMGLPSLPVGIRSVCRQEAELIQQRQIPVIWDHEMVGDPQWCDRALGAITTEKVFLTVDLDGLDGSVLPGVGTPQPGGLTWHQLTGFLRRLSQGHQLIGADVVELCPIPHSVVSEFTAAKLTYKIVGYYADGVKF; this is encoded by the coding sequence ATGGTTCCATTTATTGGGGAAGAAGTGGATGTAGGCTATGATGCCGCGAGGGTCGTAATTTTGCCGGTTCCCTATGAGGCAACAACCACCTATCGTCAAGGCTGTCAGCATGGGCCGGCGGCCTTACTCGACGCCTCGGATCAGTTGGAATACTATGATGTGGAATTGCAACGGGAGGTCTGTTTTGAGGTGGGGATTCATACTCACTCTCCTGTTGCCGATACCCGAGAGGCCCCGGTGAGGGCCCAACAGATGTTGCAGGATATCCAAACCACGGTGGCGGAGATGGTGGCGGCGGGTAAGTTTGTCTTGGGGTTGGGGGGGGAACATAGTATTACGGCGGGGATTGTGGCAGGCTATCGTCAGGTGTATGGGGATGAACCGTTTACGGTGGTGCAAATTGACGCTCATGGGGATTTACGGGATGTCTATGAGGGGTCAAAACATAATCATGCCTGTGTGATGCACCGCATTTTGGAGATGGGCCTGCCCTCGCTTCCGGTGGGGATTCGCAGTGTCTGTCGTCAGGAGGCGGAGTTGATCCAACAACGGCAAATTCCGGTAATTTGGGATCATGAGATGGTGGGCGATCCTCAGTGGTGCGATCGCGCTCTCGGGGCCATCACCACAGAGAAGGTGTTTCTGACGGTGGATCTCGATGGCCTCGATGGCAGTGTGCTGCCGGGGGTGGGAACACCTCAGCCGGGTGGGTTAACCTGGCATCAGTTGACGGGGTTTCTGCGTCGTCTGAGCCAGGGACATCAGCTGATTGGTGCAGATGTGGTTGAACTCTGTCCGATTCCCCATAGCGTGGTCTCGGAGTTCACGGCGGCTAAGTTGACCTACAAAATAGTGGGATATTATGCTGATGGGGTGAAGTTTTAA
- a CDS encoding ABC transporter permease, translated as MNWWQTFKQNPLSRIGATILIIFYVVVIGAGFFAPYDPINDIQRQGSLLPPTPIHWHNEAGEFIGPHVYPIQQGATDLDTGERELIVDRSQPSPIRLFISGSSYRLLGIIPANIHLFGTVGPGQLNLLGTDEQGRDQLSRLIFGGQVSLFIGLVGICISFPIGMLVGGISGYVGGAVDTIIMRLTEVLMTIPGLYLLIALAAVLPSGLSSAQRFLLIVTIISFISWAGLARVIRGQVLSIKEQEFVQAARAMGAKPLYIIIRHVLPQTATYLIISATLSIPGFIVAESVLSLIGLGIQQPDPSWGNLLANATNASILVFQPWLIWPPALLVVLTVLSFNLIGDGLRDALDPRSLR; from the coding sequence ATGAACTGGTGGCAGACATTTAAACAGAATCCCCTATCTCGCATTGGGGCAACGATTTTAATCATCTTCTATGTCGTGGTGATTGGGGCTGGTTTTTTTGCTCCTTATGACCCAATTAACGATATTCAGAGGCAGGGATCTCTCCTCCCTCCAACCCCAATTCACTGGCACAACGAAGCCGGGGAATTCATTGGCCCCCATGTGTATCCAATCCAACAAGGGGCCACAGACCTAGACACGGGGGAACGAGAACTGATTGTTGATCGCTCTCAACCCTCGCCGATTCGCTTATTTATCTCGGGGTCGTCCTATCGTCTACTGGGGATCATTCCGGCAAACATACATTTGTTCGGAACCGTTGGCCCGGGCCAGTTAAACCTTCTTGGGACTGACGAACAAGGGCGTGATCAACTCAGTCGCCTAATTTTTGGCGGACAGGTGAGTTTATTCATCGGCTTGGTGGGCATTTGTATCTCCTTCCCCATTGGGATGCTAGTTGGGGGTATATCGGGCTATGTGGGGGGCGCTGTAGATACGATAATCATGCGGCTGACGGAGGTACTGATGACCATTCCAGGCCTGTACCTGCTGATCGCCTTAGCCGCCGTTCTTCCCTCTGGCCTAAGTAGCGCCCAGCGTTTTTTGCTCATCGTCACCATCATATCCTTTATTAGCTGGGCTGGATTGGCACGGGTGATTCGGGGACAAGTCTTATCCATCAAGGAACAGGAGTTTGTTCAGGCGGCCCGAGCGATGGGGGCAAAACCACTCTATATTATTATTCGTCATGTGCTGCCGCAAACGGCGACCTATTTAATTATTTCGGCCACTCTCTCGATTCCTGGATTTATTGTGGCCGAGTCGGTGTTGAGTTTGATTGGTTTGGGGATTCAACAACCCGATCCCTCCTGGGGCAATCTTCTGGCTAATGCCACGAATGCCTCGATTTTGGTCTTTCAACCCTGGCTGATTTGGCCGCCGGCCCTGTTGGTGGTGTTGACGGTGTTGTCGTTTAATTTGATTGGGGATGGTTTGCGGGATGCGTTGGACCCTCGGAGTTTGCGGTAG